The Theobroma cacao cultivar B97-61/B2 chromosome 2, Criollo_cocoa_genome_V2, whole genome shotgun sequence genome includes the window GTTAAGGAATCTGCTGTTGCAATCCATAAAAAATGCCCATTACCTTTATGTTAGAGGTCCATAATTGCAAGGaacaattattatttttggataagggcaaggaaatttttttttgaaatgctaaaaaaaaaaaagacaaatcCAACAATAATTGAGATCTGCAACAATGAAAATATACTTGAAAGGGTTTACCATGCAACTGACCTGAGGGATACCTGCATATAGTGCTGCAGCAGTGGATCCACTAGTTTTCCATTGAAGACAAGCAATGCAACTTATAAACCAAAACTAACATCTTCTGTGCATTAACTGAAATAAATATCttcataaagaaaatgaaatatgatGGAGAACACTCACCTGCCTCCATGATGAATTGCAGCTACACATCTTGGGAACAGCCAATTGTATGGTATCATACTAATTACATGATAAGAAGACAAGTAAATTTCCACATAAAAATATGTACGAAgcatttatgttatttttccattttgtaCAAGAAAAGAGGGGGAAAGTTGAGAAAACTACATAAGATGTCATATGCCATAAAATACGactgagcaaaaaaaaatatgccATAAATACTTTATGCAAAATGTCAGGTTTCAGCAACATCCAAAAAGCCTATTTCCCACTTTAGAAACACTCAGGTCTGTATCattaagattttgaaaaaattgtgattcatGAATCTCACAATTAGCATTTTATTACTTTCCAAATGAACAAGTCTTCAAGTGCAATCTTAATCTTTTTCCACTATCCAGATAAAACTAGAAATATTCACCCTGAAAAGCAAAAGAGCCGGCTGTCAAAAAGAGATATCCCATTTTGAATCAACTGTCTTTGGTTTGAAAAAGAAGATGCTTCACAGGCAATTTCCTGGACTGTTGAATCTAATGGTTCATAGCCAGCTGTAAAAAGGATAAATCTGTAACATGTAGTCTCCAGAACAGTTTGTAGAATACGTAGAAATGCTTGAGGATTCCTCATAAATCCCATGCTGCAAACAGCCAAAAAAAAACAGCACTTAGTTCAggaaagaaacagaaaaggcACTAAAAAGCGATCATTCATCAATGAATCATAAAACAGCAAATCCACACAGATGATAGGATCATACACATTATAATTCCAACATATTGTGTGTATCAATCCAAGTTCTGTAtttatttagataaaaaaacaaaaaggaagttCCACAAAACACCAAGATGCAGTGATAACCAAAGTGTTGAGAGAGATAAAACACGCTTTCTACAGACAGCTAAGGTATCTAACAAGCTTATGAACCTACCTTCCAATAGAACTCAGCCCTATAAAAATAGGTGGTGGTGAGATAGGAGTCCTTAGAAAAATTCGTAACTCAGCATGAACTGAACACATGTCATCTGTGGTCAGATGCCCTGAGGAAAGCAGTGTTGATATTTCTCCACATTCCTTGCAGGAAAACTGCCACTCAATTGGCAGAAACCAAAAGCCACAAACCCGGGTTTTTGATGGCCAATAATCTGTTAACACATGGATACCATAAGCAATGCAAATATAAGGAAGAAGTACCAAAACAGAAAACAGGGTGCAATTTTACTTATGGGGCTCAGTTTTACTTTCAACCCTCCTCATTCTTTACAGAATCAACTAGTTACCAGAAACTCTGATGACAAAAGCCactcaaaaaaattgaacacCTGTGCACACTGTAAAATGTTTCATAGAAAAGGAGACTGAAACAAGAAGCAGAGAAACTTAGGAGTTACCAGGGCACTCAACAATTTCTTTGCTAAACCCATACCTGTTACATAAAAGTACTTGATAATCAAAGAAGAATACCCATGTATTAATccaatattttatagtccttTCATTTATAGAATTCCTCTGTGAAAAGGCAGACTTACAGTAGTAGGGGAGATGGTGGCCTATCGTGCCAAGTAGGAAGACCTGTTACTGGATCCTGCTCAGAGTATCAAACGCAGTCTCAAAATTAGGTAGTTTTAAACTGTATAATGAGTAAACGGACTCCAACTATATAAAAAGATACTAACTGCAAAAGGATAAGGACTCAGGTTCAAATCTTCACTTCTCCATGACTCCCAATTTTCACTAAAAAGTGGCCACATCCAATGAATTACATCTTTCCAACAAACCTATGATCATACAACAATAAGAAGTTCATATACATGATGCAAGGGTCAAACCTATTTAAATACAATATgtaaacaaccaaaaaaataactatCCTTTGGGCTCTATCAAATTTCAAAGGAAAGTCATTTGATTTGTCAGAAGCACTTAAGTTATATGATTCAACTACCTTGTCAGTGGGAGCTTCTTGAAGATATTTATACAAAAAAGGAAGTTCTTTTCTGAAGTGACGCTCAAAGGATGAAGGTGCACTATACAACAAATTACGtgaacaaaaaataagaacaTCAATAGATGactttcaaatatataaaacaGAACACAGACCGGCCAAAATCCATTTGGACAAAATCATAACATCAACTAAACTCTCTGCTAATAACTTAGTACATCAAATAATTGCCCAAACAAGTGACAATTTACTAGAATCTATGAGGCACTGAAAAGCATTCagttctttcattttctttagatAAACacattcaacaaaaccaatcAATTGAACCCTCATCCCAGGGTATTAAAAGACCTTTTGGATTATAGCTGTCCAGTCACCAAAACAAAGAATAATAAGTTGATAACATGGAGAGTTCAGTTCTTAAGACTTAAGATAAAATTCTTTCCCTTACCTATATGGAACAACATAAGGAGCAACAACAACACAACGCACACGAAAAAGTTCTGCAAGGCTCCACCCTTCCTGAGGAACAATCATGAGAAAGCAACCttaaaaagaaattgcatCACAACACCCCACAAGTCTTAAATTTCAATATATCTAGCAAATCTTAACAGAAAATTACAATTGTTCATTATATTAGTACGTGACAGTACCAACTTATCAAGCAAGTTAATTTTGAATTGCAATTTTTTCCAATAAGATATACCAAAGCGAAGAAATTTATCCCAATAAAATCACCCTCCAAGCTTGGACCATCCCCGAAAATCCTTTCCACCGCCGAGTAGCATTCTCGTCTGTGTTCTTTTGTAATAATCCTTTTCTGCTCCGAAAATTCTATTCCCGATGAGCCTGACAAGATATGATCAATCAGCAACGAAAATAGAGATGAAAAGGAAGCGACCAAACTaaaccaaaccaaaccaaaccTGTCTTATCATCGGTTCCGTTACTAGAAAGAACAGGTGGCGATGAAATCGGAAGAAAGACaacattctttttttctagATGAGAAATTAGATTCTACAAGGGAAGggaattaaccaaaatttattatttttgcttttattgcaaacaaaaaaaaaaggaatggaAATGTAACTATAATTAATCAGTAATTAAGACTTGGAACGAAAGAAGAGGTTGAAGGACCTCATGTGCTGAATGAGTGATCAAAACGACGTCGTAACCGTTCTGGTCAGCAGCGAAAGCTGCAGCAATGGCCTGGAATCACCAACCAGTAAAACTGAAactgaaaattgttttacCTTTGTCTACAGCAATTCAAGTATTAAAAGAGCTGAaaaaaaagtgtaaatttgTCTTATTACAGCGATAGGGTAGACGTCGCCTTTGGTACCGAAAGCCATGAAAACGGCGTTTCGTTTCGACCTCTGCGTCGACGTTGACGTCGCCGTCTCTCCCTCCATTGCTGTTGTAGTAAGCCTCCGACGGTTTTTCcagttttctttttagtttccCGTTTTTCCTCTATTAAATCTTTTGAGTTAAACTGGGGCTCCGCCCAAATTGGGAATTTGTCTAGGCCCAAAAGAATGTTTGAGCCCAGAAACTTgaataataaacaaattaaaatagaatttttgGGCTTCAGCCCAAATCTAAATTATCTTTCATCTTCTGTATGTTTGATCATCAAgaaaaaacatgaatttaagTTAACATTGGAAAGATAAATTTCTTCTTGGCCAATAATTCCAAACGTGTGCTGATGAAAAGCTCAATTCCTTAGCCAGCAAAAATGGTAATCAGTATTAtactttcattaaaaatgagAGAATTTGCCTGGTTTACGTTTGCATGGAGGGTGCCAAACTGGACATTAAGCAGTCATCTGACATATATATGCAACAAAATTATATCAATAGATATGGGAAAAAATTGAGTTCAATTTGTCATTGTCAAACAGATGAAACAGAAAAAGCATCCTCAGACGTGTAAAAGAACTTGAAGTTTCAATGTATTAGTGTTCTCCCCGACGCCCTTCTTTTCTCTGTGTGTCGAAAACTGAAGTATCTTAGGTACAAAACTGGTGTATATTTACCTCAAAGCAAAAAATTATGTATGCTTCTTGCTTTCTGGGAATAGTATCACTGCCATCTATCCTGGTTTCATATCTCTTGTTCCTCTCTTGTCTAGTCCGTTAAGGCTGTTGGTAGGTCAGTTCCTCAAGGCAATCTGGGGTGTACTTTTCCATGAGCAGGGtcaattcattttcaaatcctTTCTCAAGCTCAATCAGCTCCTCCCAATACCTCTGTGTGATTTCCAACCTTCTGTCTTGATGACTTTTCATCAGCTTCTCCCTCTCTGCATCGAATGCCTCCATCTTTTTCTCCTCGATTATCATGGACCTCGCATTTTCTTCCATCTCAGTAGCACTGAATGTtcaaaaaatgttgaaaagtcCTTATCAGGTTATGACTGTAGAATGAAATCAACAAGTTTgagtttcaaccaaatgagaCTCCATGAATGTAATTTGTTAAAGCAAGTAGCTTGTTTTCCTTCTAAATAGTCACAAATATTGCCTTTGATGGACAGAGCAGAAGCAGGTCagcagaaaacaaaaaattgtcaaaagtTCCCAAGGTAGTATGTATTGAAATTGTCAGTATGTATAGAAATTTCATCTCAAAATAGATAAACGTCCATTACAGCATCAAGTTGGACATATATGAATACTCAAATAAAACATCTTGAAGAATAAATTTAGCTTGGCATGTCCCATAGTTACCTGTACCCAACTTCATTCCTTGTCGGATTTGCATTTGACTGCTTAACTCTTTCCCTTGCTGCCCTCTGCAGCTTCTCAAAATTATCTTCCTTAGAGTCTATGGCTTGGTAAATGATGTTGATTTTCTCCTTAAAGTATTGTTCTTTGGCACCCAACTGGAAATTAAAGCATTGCAATAACAAGTTAAAAGAATTCAATGTCAATTGAAACATATCAAATAGCTACAAGGAAGAAATATCTGCTATAGAGCGCTGCAATTGCAGCAATATTTAGAAGCCAGGTTCAAGTCCCACAAGAAGGGTTTCTCTGGGAGAAGAGGACGAAGAGGATTCATGCACCTTGTCCCAACTGTTTAACATAAagctttgtttgatttgttcatTTAAGAGGGTAAAACAAAAGCATGTTCATGCTCTGCACTGACTCTTAAAATTAACCTAAGTTCAGTTTCCCTGCAAGTTATGGAAGAAGCAGAACAATAATAGCAATACCATCCACCAAGTACCATCACAGATTTACCAATTTGTGAAACGTGGAAAAGGTAGTCCTAGGGCATCCTTTATGTCCTTTGTTGACCATGATTGGCAATAAAAGTAGAGGAATACAAAGTTCTGAAAATGTAACCTCTTCTTTGTTCTGCTCATGCTGCAATCTAGTTCGCTGCCTCATAATATAATTTTCCTTTGTTGTCTGGCGGAGCTTCTCACTCAATCGACCTAGAGACTCTGCAAGGGCTTGTGAGTGCTGCTGTTCTTGAGCAACCTTCTTTTTAAGTCGGGTAAGCTGCTGACTATCATCATTTATCTTCTTTATCTGGCTCTCAACCATCTCTTGGTATGATTTTGTCTCAAATTTTAGCTTGGACTTTCCTGCTTGATCACACAAATTATCAAACTTGACTACATAAGAAAATTACATTGACACTAGAGGGAGCAAATATTAAATGCATGGTTACTGGCTATTCTTAGTAAGATAATAGTATGTTTTATGGCAAGGCCGCATTATCCCAAATGAGAATAAACTGTCATGTGGTGGATTAAGAGTTGTTTTGAGATTTAATCCTCTCTCCAGACTCAAGTGAGGTTCCTACTATCAAAgtcatcaaaattttggaatGGGAATGaagccaaaagaaaaagaagaattatAAATCATCACTTCCAAGTTTGCAATGACACTGAAAGTTTGCAATCTTTAAATTAACACAGTAATGTTTGCACAGCAATCAGAAATAGCCAAGTTTcagtttaataatttatatgacatattcttttctcattttgcTTCTCAGGAAGCCTTCTGTTTGAACCTATTCATTTGACCTGTAGCTCTCATAAGCCACCTTTATTGTCTTGCTAAATACGTAAATAACAAACTTCTGCACAAAGTACCatgtggtttttttttttatttctttatctaGCACATGAATGTACATGTGTACGTACATTGACACAATATTTTGGGggaaaaaggagagagagagagagtgattaGACCTTGAGAGTGTCGGTTAAATATATCCAAGTCTTCTTTCATGGCAATGTAACCGTAGAGTTGGCGCTTCCCACCCGGACAGAATGGAACCCGAGAACAATCCCAAGCATCCCTATCTCTCCCTTGCTCTTTAAAATGTTTATGCAGACGTGCAGCCTCTAAATACCCTGCTGCCGAGCTCTCAAAGATCAAGACACTCATCCCCCGGTGCCCTTGTGGACCGTATGAGTGTCTTGCTTTTACTGCAGCATATGAGCTGAAGTAATTGAGAAGCTCTTGATTTCCCATTCCAGTCCACTGAGGAAATTATAGGCAGTACAAAGCAATCAACAGTATATTAGGTCGAGATATttactgaaaaagaaaagtaagcCATGTAGCATTTTCTTCGGATTGCTTTTACAATTTAAAGTATGAAGAAATAAATGAACCAGTAAGCATTAGCTCCAATTCTTGCCTGAAACCAGGAAATATAAATTGTAAGCTATCTCCAAAAGCAAAGATTGATAGCAGGAAAGTACCTTGCCATTTTCATCCTGTTCATATCTTGTATTCACAATGATAACCATTGGAGGCCAAACTATTTCATGATCTGCAACTCTATCATTCAGCCCTTCCCATCTGCCAAATGCATCATTGACTGGTTTAATGAAAGTTCCTCTCCTGCGCATCTCCTCAACCAAAAGATCTGCAAATACTCGATGCATCTTTGCTCTCCGTGTCGTTTTAGTCATGGCATGAGTCATTAGGGGTTGCACACCTCGATACCAGTTGATGGCTCCCGGCCCGCCTTGACAAGCTGGGCAGTGCCACTTGCGAACTGGTGAAATAATCTCCTCAACAGTCAGTTTctctaaaatctcaaaaaatcCATTGAACCATTTGCTCTTCTTGCGTGTTTCATGACTCTTCTCATCCTCATCCGAATCAGACTCATAGTCATCGAGATCTTCACTATCATAAACAACATCAGAGCCATCATAATCACATTCATTACCTCCATTCCTGTCATCAGAAATATCACGAACTTGGTGGTCAGTTTTTACTTGACCATCCTGACAACTATTAGACAAAGTGAAACCAGCTAGAGCAGGGCCATTCCATCCATGCTCTGCAGATGGAGATTCTATACAACTATTTCCCCTTGTTCCATCACCTTGTTGGCTCCATGCACCACCATTTCCACAGGAATTCAGAGAAACAGCATTTTGAGTTGGCCAGACATTGCCAGTAGCCTTTTCTGAACCACTACTACTTTGCATTCTAAGTTTCTGAATCACATTTGGATGTCCCCATGCATTAGGAGTAGAATCTTGACGAAACCATGAATTTGCAGCAACTCTGTTTTTGGATTCCCAAGAGTTCTCTTTGTCACCATCCTGTGTAGAAGCTAGCTTGATGTCTGCCACATTCTGACTTAGTTGATTAACTTGGCGACTAGAAATTTTATACACACTCCCCAAGTCTGGAAATTGGTCAATAGCATCTGCCATGAAGATTTTTTGAACAATTTTTCCAGAAACTTCTCTCTGTCTGAAACCTAGTCAAGGATCACCATATTGAATGAAAAGATTGGTCAATTTTcatatttcaagaaatatttcaaaagcctATGTCATAACCAAAACTAAAAGCAGGCAAAAGAAGCCTACCGGCAGGTGAACAAAGAATATCACACATATGCCAAGTTGATGAGGGCTTAATGATGAATCAATGCTAACAATGTGCTTCACTCTTATCAGGAATATATCCCAACTGTAAGAACTATACAGAAAAGTTATTCTTTTTATCCCTTCTGAGGAAGACAGAAGAATAAGACAAAATGTTGGGTTTCATATCAACTATGGTTATTTTCGCCTATAGCtttacaaattatttaattcaacCATCCATAAAGTGAGGGCCCATGTGGgatctaaattttttattttggctCGGTATGTGGGATCTAAATAGAGTCCAGATGAACCATACATTCATGGATGATtgaaatttcataattatataCCATCAAATC containing:
- the LOC18607358 gene encoding sterol 3-beta-glucosyltransferase UGT80B1 isoform X1, producing the protein MEGETATSTSTQRSKRNAVFMAFGTKGDVYPIAAIAAAFAADQNGYDVVLITHSAHENLISHLEKKNVVFLPISSPPVLSSNGTDDKTGSSGIEFSEQKRIITKEHRRECYSAVERIFGDGPSLEGDFIGINFFALEGWSLAELFRVRCVVVAPYVVPYSAPSSFERHFRKELPFLYKYLQEAPTDKVCWKDVIHWMWPLFSENWESWRSEDLNLSPYPFADPVTGLPTWHDRPPSPLLLYGFSKEIVECPDYWPSKTRVCGFWFLPIEWQFSCKECGEISTLLSSGHLTTDDMCSVHAELRIFLRTPISPPPIFIGLSSIGSMGFMRNPQAFLRILQTVLETTCYRFILFTAGYEPLDSTVQEIACEASSFSNQRQLIQNGISLFDSRLFCFSGMIPYNWLFPRCVAAIHHGGSGSTAAALYAGIPQILCPFMLDQFYWAEKMFWLGVAPEPLRRNHLVPENDSDTSIRVAAKILSQAIHDALSPRVKERALEIGKRISLEDGVSEAVKILKEEIGNTIWDN
- the LOC18607358 gene encoding sterol 3-beta-glucosyltransferase UGT80B1 isoform X2; the encoded protein is MEGETATSTSTQRSKRNAVFMAFGTKGDVYPIAAIAAAFAADQNGYDVVLITHSAHENLISHLEKKNVVFLPISSPPVLSSNGTDDKTGSSGIEFSEQKRIITKEHRRECYSAVERIFGDGPSLEGDFIGINFFALEGWSLAELFRVRCVVVAPYVVPYSAPSSFERHFRKELPFLYKYLQEAPTDKVCWKDVIHWMWPLFSENWESWRSEDLNLSPYPFADPVTGLPTWHDRPPSPLLLYGFSKEIVECPDYWPSKTRVCGFWFLPIEWQFSCKECGEISTLLSSGHLTTDDMCSVHAELRIFLRTPISPPPIFIGLSSIGSMGFMRNPQAFLRILQTVLETTCYRFILFTAGYEPLDSTVQEIACEASSFSNQRQLIQNGISLFDSRLFCFSGMIPYNWLFPRCVAAIHHGGSGSTAAALYAGIPQILCPFMLDQFYWAEKMFWLGVAPEPLRRNHLVPENDSDTSIRVAAKILSQAIHDALSPRVKERALEIGKRISLEIYSLSQI
- the LOC18607359 gene encoding protein SUPPRESSOR OF GENE SILENCING 3 isoform X2; this translates as MADAIDQFPDLGSVYKISSRQVNQLSQNVADIKLASTQDGDKENSWESKNRVAANSWFRQDSTPNAWGHPNVIQKLRMQSSSGSEKATGNVWPTQNAVSLNSCGNGGAWSQQGDGTRGNSCIESPSAEHGWNGPALAGFTLSNSCQDGQVKTDHQVRDISDDRNGGNECDYDGSDVVYDSEDLDDYESDSDEDEKSHETRKKSKWFNGFFEILEKLTVEEIISPVRKWHCPACQGGPGAINWYRGVQPLMTHAMTKTTRRAKMHRVFADLLVEEMRRRGTFIKPVNDAFGRWEGLNDRVADHEIVWPPMVIIVNTRYEQDENGKWTGMGNQELLNYFSSYAAVKARHSYGPQGHRGMSVLIFESSAAGYLEAARLHKHFKEQGRDRDAWDCSRVPFCPGGKRQLYGYIAMKEDLDIFNRHSQGKSKLKFETKSYQEMVESQIKKINDDSQQLTRLKKKVAQEQQHSQALAESLGRLSEKLRQTTKENYIMRQRTRLQHEQNKEELGAKEQYFKEKINIIYQAIDSKEDNFEKLQRAARERVKQSNANPTRNEVGYSATEMEENARSMIIEEKKMEAFDAEREKLMKSHQDRRLEITQRYWEELIELEKGFENELTLLMEKYTPDCLEELTYQQP
- the LOC18607359 gene encoding protein SUPPRESSOR OF GENE SILENCING 3 isoform X1 — translated: MCDILCSPAGFRQREVSGKIVQKIFMADAIDQFPDLGSVYKISSRQVNQLSQNVADIKLASTQDGDKENSWESKNRVAANSWFRQDSTPNAWGHPNVIQKLRMQSSSGSEKATGNVWPTQNAVSLNSCGNGGAWSQQGDGTRGNSCIESPSAEHGWNGPALAGFTLSNSCQDGQVKTDHQVRDISDDRNGGNECDYDGSDVVYDSEDLDDYESDSDEDEKSHETRKKSKWFNGFFEILEKLTVEEIISPVRKWHCPACQGGPGAINWYRGVQPLMTHAMTKTTRRAKMHRVFADLLVEEMRRRGTFIKPVNDAFGRWEGLNDRVADHEIVWPPMVIIVNTRYEQDENGKWTGMGNQELLNYFSSYAAVKARHSYGPQGHRGMSVLIFESSAAGYLEAARLHKHFKEQGRDRDAWDCSRVPFCPGGKRQLYGYIAMKEDLDIFNRHSQGKSKLKFETKSYQEMVESQIKKINDDSQQLTRLKKKVAQEQQHSQALAESLGRLSEKLRQTTKENYIMRQRTRLQHEQNKEELGAKEQYFKEKINIIYQAIDSKEDNFEKLQRAARERVKQSNANPTRNEVGYSATEMEENARSMIIEEKKMEAFDAEREKLMKSHQDRRLEITQRYWEELIELEKGFENELTLLMEKYTPDCLEELTYQQP